In the genome of Natronomonas salina, the window GCCTCGAGGGCCTCGCCGGTCGGTTCGCGCTCGCCGAGTGCCTGGGCGCGGACGGCCGCGAGGTCGCGACGCTGGTCGGCGACCGACGACGGGTCGGGGTCGTCGACCACGTCGTCGGCGACCCGGAAGAACGCGTACAGCGCGTACGTCGGGAGCCGGGCCCGTTCGGGGAGCAGTCGCGTCGCGAGGTGGAACGTCCGACCGGTGCGTCGCTGGATCGCCTTCGCAGTGTCGATCCGGGGTAGCTGAGGTGTCATGGGTCGATGGGTGCGTCGTCGACGCACCCTGAGTTACCAGTCTCGGACGGATACCGGGGATGCCTTACTAGTAAGTGTGTGGCGCGGTCCCCTCGAGGAGTGCTGCGAACACCTTCCGTTCGGCGGCCCGGAGGTGCTGATGGAACGTCGCCCGGGAGATCCCCATCATGTTCGCGAGCTCGTCACCGGAGACTGTCCGCTGCTGGTCGTAGTACCCGCTGAAGAAGGCGCTCCGCAGGGCCGTCGCCTGGCGCTCGGTGAGGGCCGCCTCGTGAGCGGCGCCGAACGCCGACTGCGTTGATGGCCGCTGGTCTGACTCACGGTGGGCGAGCAGTTCGACGTCCTCGTACCGGTCCTCCAGGAGTTCGAGGATGACGCGACCCCCGATCTCGGCGGGGATCACGACCTCGAGTTCCCCGACGCCCCGCTCGGCCGTCAGCGAGCGGAGTTCCCCGCCACGTTCGGCGATGCGCTCGACGACCGACCCGGGCGCGAGCCGGAGCTCTACCAGTGTCGAGTCCTCACCGCCGACGCGGGCGGCCGACTCCACGTCGTCGACGTCTACTGCCGACTCGGCCGGCGGTCCCGGGCCGCCGACAGCGTCGACGAAGAGCCGAAGGCCGGCGTCTCCGCTAGCGGCGGCGCCGCGGTAGTCGAGTCGACAGTCCCAGGCGTCGGCCAGCGCGACTGGGAAGAACGCCCGGTCCGCGATCGAGAACTCGAGTTCGACGACGTCGTCCGCCGCGAGCGCCCGGCGGTTCTGGACCGCGTTCACCGCGGTCGCCATGCTCCGCCCGACCGCCTCCAGCACCACCCGTTCGCGTTCGTCGAGCGCGTCCGCCGTGACCCCTCTGACCACCAGGACGCCGTAAATCGCGTCGCCGTACACGAGCGGGACGGCGGCCAGGGCGCCGTCCGACGTGTCGGACCCGAAACGGGAGCCCTCGCCGGTCTCGGTGGTCACCACGGTCCGATCACGGTACGCACGGGCGGCCGCTGAGGTGCCGTCTAACTCGAGGGTCTGTTCGTCGAGCGAACCGTCGAAGCCGGCCGCAGCGGCGGTGACGAGGACCTCCCGGGCCAGGTCCGGCTCGCCGATCCAGGCCGCCGCGTAGGCGTCCGTCGCCGCGATCCGTTCGACGATCGCGCGCTCGGTCTCCCGGCGGTCGACACCGTGCATCAATAGCTCGGTCACGTCGGCGAGTAACCCGTTGATCCGGTCGACCAGCCGATCGAGGCGCTCGCGCTCGTCCGCCAGCGCCAGCTGGGCCTCCTTCCGCCGCGTGACGTCCACCTGGAAGCCAACGTAGTTCGTCACCTCGCTGTCGGCGTCTCGGAGCGGCGCGACTGTCACTTCGTTCCAGAACGGCTCCCCGTCGCTACGGTAGTTGACGAGTTCGACGGTGACCGGCCTGGCTGCCTCGATCGCCGACCGGAGTTCCGCGACTGCCGACGGGTCGGTCCGTTCGCCCTGGAGGAACCGGCAGTTCCGGCCGAGCACGGCTTCCCGCGAGTAGCCCGTGAGACGCTCGAATGCGTCGTTGACGTAGACCAGCGGGTTGTCCTCGCGGCGAGGGTCCGAGATCGTGATGCCGACCGGCGCCTCGTCCATCGCACGCTCCTTCAGCTCGAAGGCCACGT includes:
- a CDS encoding bacterio-opsin activator domain-containing protein, producing the protein MPQEESRDVAFELKERAMDEAPVGITISDPRREDNPLVYVNDAFERLTGYSREAVLGRNCRFLQGERTDPSAVAELRSAIEAARPVTVELVNYRSDGEPFWNEVTVAPLRDADSEVTNYVGFQVDVTRRKEAQLALADERERLDRLVDRINGLLADVTELLMHGVDRRETERAIVERIAATDAYAAAWIGEPDLAREVLVTAAAAGFDGSLDEQTLELDGTSAAARAYRDRTVVTTETGEGSRFGSDTSDGALAAVPLVYGDAIYGVLVVRGVTADALDERERVVLEAVGRSMATAVNAVQNRRALAADDVVELEFSIADRAFFPVALADAWDCRLDYRGAAASGDAGLRLFVDAVGGPGPPAESAVDVDDVESAARVGGEDSTLVELRLAPGSVVERIAERGGELRSLTAERGVGELEVVIPAEIGGRVILELLEDRYEDVELLAHRESDQRPSTQSAFGAAHEAALTERQATALRSAFFSGYYDQQRTVSGDELANMMGISRATFHQHLRAAERKVFAALLEGTAPHTY